In Kutzneria kofuensis, the DNA window TGGTCGGTGAAGTATGGAAGCTGGGGCTGATCAAGCATCCTCGGCTGCGGCGCTGGATGATCGCCGGTGGCCATGTCGAATCGGGTGAGTCGCCGGTTGATGCCGCACTTCGCGAGGTCGAAGAGGAAACGGGCCGACGGGTTCGGTTGGTGCGGCCTCCTGGTCCAGCGGTCCCACCCGCGTTTCCGCGCACGGTGCTGACGATGCCGTGGTGGATTACCGAGCAGCCGGTGCCGCCGGATGGGCACTGCGGGGATCGTCACGTGCATATCGATCACCAGTACGTCGCCTTCGTCACCGATCCGGACGAGGTGACCCGGAAGCCGGAGCACCCGTTCCGCTGGGCTGGGCAGGATGAACTCGACGACCTGGCGATGTTCGCCGACACGCGGCTGCTCGCGGCCGGCTTGTTCGCGGTCGTGCCGATGCTCGGAGTTGGCGCCTTCGACGCGATGTTCATTCTGACGTCGCTGGCGGGCGATGGGCAGTCGTGATTCAGCCTTGGAGAGAGCGGACTCGCTCGTGCAAAGCAGCGAACTCCTCGACCCGCTTGGTGCGCTGCTTCCACAGCACAGCGAGCCAGCGCAGCGCGATGGTGCGCCGCGCGGCCTCGAACCGAGCCCGGTTGTCCGGTGTGACGCCGAGGTCGGCTTCGGCGCTGGCCCAGACGTCGTCGGGAATGACGCGGGCGCTGATGTGCTCGATGTGGTCGGCGGCGTCGACGGCGATGTCGGAGTAGCCGCTGAACTCGAAGTCCGCGACGTAGGTGGACTCGCCGTCGTGGAGCCAGTTGAGCAGGTTCGCGTCGCCGCGGGAGTAGACGCGGGTGGCGGGCTGCCCGAGCAGTTCGGCGTCGCCGCTGTTCTCCCAGCGGTGCAGGAGAGCGAGCATGTCCGGGGTCTGGGGATCGTCGGCGGCGTCGGCGAGCTGGCCGGGCCAGACATCGGTGAGCCGGGCGATGTAGTGGCCGATGGAGTCGACGCGCTCCAGGCTGGCCAGCGGCTCTTTCAGCGGAACGCTCTGTAGAGCGCGGGTGGTGGTGGCCAGCGACTTGATGGCTGTCACCGGGTCGAGAACGTCAAGGATCGGTGCGCCGGGCAGCAGCGTCATGCCGAGGGCTGGCTGTTCGGGGTCCTCGTCGAGCCACAGCGGTTCCGGTGCGCTGCCCAGGCCGGCGACATGGGTGAGGCCGTGCCACTCGCGCTCGACGCGCTGCCGGTCGGTCTTCTTGTAGAGCTTGATGCAGATCGGCGTGGGGGCCGCGGTCCAGGCGAAGACGTCGTTGTTTCGGCCACCGTCGAGTGGGTGCAACCCGTGTTCTTCGAGCGTGGCGGCCAGTGCGTCGGCTCCGGCCGCACGCGCGGCGCGCAGGGCGCTGAGCAGGTCGGTGGGAGCGGAGTTCTCGCGGTTGCAGGCCAACGTGGTCATCGTTTCGGGCTCTCGGTTTCGGCTCGGCACGGATGGGCGGGTTTCAGCGTAGGAGACAGGCCCGGCGGACTCGTGGTGCCCCGCACATGGGCCTAGGTCGATGTCGCCCGTCTGGCTGATCTGACGCAGGGTGGCGTGAATAGCGAGGTGGGTGTCGAGCAGGTCGAGTTCGTTGACATCAAGGACGGTGAGCTGTGGGTCTCGTTCGGCGAGCAGTGCGTAGGCGTGGTCAACCCAGACGAGGTGAGCGCGTTGTTCGCCGGTGAATGCGGGGCGGCGGTCTCCACTGCGTTGGTCGGCGCGATGGGCGGCGACCTCTGGGGGTACTCGCAGCCATAGCGCTCGGGTGGGGCGTGGCCCGGCCAGAGCTGTGAGGGCGTCCAGCCAGTCGAGCGCGACGTCGGCGGGTGCGCGGTGCTGGCGGAGTAAGGCGGCGATCGCGTAGGAAGCCATCGTGTGGATGCCGCGGTCTTCGATCACGACGCCGGCAGGGTTCGCGGCCAGCGCCGGATCGAGGACGGTGGCGACGAGGTCAGCCCGGATCGCGGCGGTATTCATGGTGTCGGTGATGGCGTCGCCGGTGCGCAGGAACGGATCGTCGCCGGTGCGCAGCAGGTCGACGAGGGCAGCCGAGATGGGCTCGGTGTCCAGGGTGGCCAGGTCGGGGAGGACGGTGACGTGGTGGCCGTTGGCTTCCAGGCACCTCGCGAGCATCCGGCTCTGTGTGCTCTTGCCGGCTCCGGGCAGCCCTTCGAACGTGATCAGCACGCCATGACCTCCTTGCCGGTGAAGCCGTTGATCGCGCTCGCACGCTGGACGATGTCGAGGATGTCCTCAATCAGGGCGGGTGCGGCGGCGATGGTGCAGCGTGAGGCGGTGGTGTGGTCGGTGCCGTCCAGATCGGTCACGTGGGCGCCGGCTTCGCGGGCGATGACCGCCCCGGCGGCCATGTCCCAGGTGCGGTTGCCGAGGGTGATCGACGCACCGAGGGCAGAATCGGCCAGCAACGCGAGGTCGGCCGCGGCGGTTCCGAGCATGCGGATGCGTTGCGCTCGGGGCGCGAGGGCGGCGTGGATCGCCAGCATCGCCGCATTTCGAGCGGCGGCGCCGGGTCCGGTGCCGTAGTCGCCGATCGCGATGATCGCCTCATCCAGCCGCTCCGGACCGGCGATGCGGATCGGGTTGCCGTCCCGGCAGGCGCCGAGGCCGTCCGCCGCCCAGTACGTGCGGTCGAGCTGGGGTAGGGCGATGACTCCGAGCAGAGGATCCTCGTCAACGACCAGGGCAAGGGAGATGCCGATCAGCGGGATGTCGTGGGTGAGGTTGGCAGTGCCGTCGACCGGGTCGATGACCCAGCGGGTGCCGCTGGTGGGGCCGCCTTCTTCTTCCCCTTGGACGCCGATACCGGGAGTGGCGCGGCTCAGCTCGTCGCGCAGGATCCGTTCGATGGCGAGGTCGACGTCGGTGGCCATGTCCCGGTCGCCCTTGCCAGTGCAGGTACGAGGGCGGTGGGTGCGCAAGAACTCCGCGCCGTGCGCGACGGTCGCCTGGGCGAACAGCAGCAGTCCTGGCAGTTCGGTGGTCACGAGGTCTCCACGGTGGTCGGGGCCAGCGGATGAATCACGGCGTCGGAGGGCGCGAGGGTGTCCAGGTGCCGAAGGACGATGTCGACGTTGGTCACGACAGGCTTTCCGGTGTCCAGCAGCAGTTTCGGGCCGGTAATCGGCACGGCGGTGGCAGCGAGTTCCTGGTGTAGCTGCGGGGTGCGGTTGGCCGCTGGGTGCCGGCCGTGCTGGTGATCGACGGTCAGCCGGGCGTGCGTGACCTCGACCGGGCAGACGCATTCGAGCAGCAGCAGGGGTTGGTGGTGCGTCGCGGCGAAGGCGCGCAGGTCTTCGATCTGGCCGGGGGCCAGCCAGGTTCGCCCGTCGAGCACGACGGTCGTGGCGGGAGCACGCATCCACTGCCAGACCGCGGTGGCGAACAGGACCTGGACGCAGTGGTCGTCCTGGTCGCGGGTGTAGGTGGTGTGCTCGGTGCCGAACAGCGCGTGTCGGACGGTGTCTTTGCGCAGCAACAGCGCACCGGTGATGTGGCTGGTGAGCTGCTCGGCCAGTGTGGTCTTGCCGACGCCGGGTAGTCCGGCCAAGGCGATGATCATCGGTGCGGCTCCTCGTCGATGGCGCAGCGGGCCGGGTGGGCGGGCAGCAATGGCCAATGCGAGCGCAGCACCGACCAGCCGGCGAGGACGTCGGCGTGGTGCGGGGCGGGCGGCGACGTCGTACGTACCTGGCGGATCGCGTCGGCGGCGAGTGCCCAGCCCGGCTGGGTCGCGAGCCGGGCCAGTGTGTGGTTGACCGCGTCGGACGGGGCGAGGACGGGGAGCGGATGGTCGTGCGGGGGAACCTTGACGCTGGTGCGGCGAGCCAGCAGATCGGGGACGTCGTCTTCGGTGCCGCGGCGAGGCAGGGTCGTGGCCAAGTCGACGACGATGAGCGGGACGATCGGGTCGCCGGTCGGCCGCGTCCAGGTCCCGCTGTCCCGGCTGGGCTGGTAACCCTGGGAGCGGAGGACGGCGTAAGTGCGTTCGGCGTCGCCAGGCGCGGTAAGCAGGTCGATGTCGCTGAACTGCCGGGCACCGGTGCTGGCGTAAAGGGAATGTTCCACGCTGAGTCCCCCGAGCACGACGGCGGCTACGCCAGCGGTGCGCAACTTCGCGGTGTCGGCGAGCGCGGCCACGCGGCAGGTATAGGTCTTGTACCGGTTGGTTCGCAGCGTGCTGTCGAGGAATCGCGTCACCGTGCGATCCAGCTCGGCGACGGGGTGGTCGTGCAGGTACGCGGCCAGTAGGCAGAGGGTCTTCGACCGCACCGACTGCCCAAGTACCGCGCCCAGTTCGGCCACCACGGCACGGGCGATCGTCTCGTGGTTGTCGGCGCCGGTGCCCCAGCACAAAGCCCGGACGGCGTCCTCGGCGAAGCGGCATGCCCGTCGGTCGGTCATCCCCAACCACCCGGCCTGGCCGCTTGGGTCGCTGCGTGGTCGAGGAGGGCAACTACACGGGCTGCCAGCGCCGCGGGCGAATCGGTAACCGGGATCCGAACACACGGCACGGTTCGAGCGAGCTGGTCTGCGACGGCGGTGAGCGAGAGCGCGGTCCGATCTTGGTCGGGCGGCAGCAGCCAGTGGTTGCGGTGCGAGGTGGTGCTGGTGACCGGTTCGTGCATGAAGAACTGGGTGCGTACCAGGACGTCGCGGACCTCGGCCGCAGGTACCGGCTCGGGCGGGAGGTCGCTGGCACTGCGGTAGGGCCAGAGCATCAGCGTGGGCCGGACCTCGCCAACGATCCGCATGTCGGGCAGCGTGGCCCGTAGCTCGTCTGGCTCGATCGCGATCTTGCCGCTGAGCGCGGCCTGGCCGGCCAGGCCGTTCTGCTGCTGTTCTGCGGACAGGAACCTGCTCATCCCCGGAACGGCGTGCAGCGTGCTGGCGGTGGCGCGCAGGTGCATCGGCCAGGCGTGGCCGACCGTGCCGCCGTCGGGGTCGCAGTGGAGCAGAAGCCGGTCGTTGGTGACGAAGTCCCCGCCCACCAGCCGCAGCGCGCTCAGCAGGGTGGTGGTCTTGCCCGCGCCCTTCGGCCCGGCGATCAGCAGGCCGTGCCCGGCGTGCACGAGCGCGGCGGCGTGCGCGTAGACCGCGTCGTGCTCCAGAAGCTGGGCGGTCATCGCCTGTCGCACGAGTCGGGCGGCGAAGAACCGCGCGGCGTCCAGGTCGCTGGCGTGCACGGTGATCGTGCCGAGCAGGTGGTCGAGGTGCACGAGGGTGGCGTGTTCGCGGATCCAGAACGCTCTCCCG includes these proteins:
- a CDS encoding NUDIX hydrolase — protein: MIKHFTSSVFVFGLVGEVWKLGLIKHPRLRRWMIAGGHVESGESPVDAALREVEEETGRRVRLVRPPGPAVPPAFPRTVLTMPWWITEQPVPPDGHCGDRHVHIDHQYVAFVTDPDEVTRKPEHPFRWAGQDELDDLAMFADTRLLAAGLFAVVPMLGVGAFDAMFILTSLAGDGQS
- a CDS encoding phosphotransferase is translated as MLITFEGLPGAGKSTQSRMLARCLEANGHHVTVLPDLATLDTEPISAALVDLLRTGDDPFLRTGDAITDTMNTAAIRADLVATVLDPALAANPAGVVIEDRGIHTMASYAIAALLRQHRAPADVALDWLDALTALAGPRPTRALWLRVPPEVAAHRADQRSGDRRPAFTGEQRAHLVWVDHAYALLAERDPQLTVLDVNELDLLDTHLAIHATLRQISQTGDIDLGPCAGHHESAGPVSYAETRPSVPSRNREPETMTTLACNRENSAPTDLLSALRAARAAGADALAATLEEHGLHPLDGGRNNDVFAWTAAPTPICIKLYKKTDRQRVEREWHGLTHVAGLGSAPEPLWLDEDPEQPALGMTLLPGAPILDVLDPVTAIKSLATTTRALQSVPLKEPLASLERVDSIGHYIARLTDVWPGQLADAADDPQTPDMLALLHRWENSGDAELLGQPATRVYSRGDANLLNWLHDGESTYVADFEFSGYSDIAVDAADHIEHISARVIPDDVWASAEADLGVTPDNRARFEAARRTIALRWLAVLWKQRTKRVEEFAALHERVRSLQG
- a CDS encoding inositol monophosphatase family protein, giving the protein MTTELPGLLLFAQATVAHGAEFLRTHRPRTCTGKGDRDMATDVDLAIERILRDELSRATPGIGVQGEEEGGPTSGTRWVIDPVDGTANLTHDIPLIGISLALVVDEDPLLGVIALPQLDRTYWAADGLGACRDGNPIRIAGPERLDEAIIAIGDYGTGPGAAARNAAMLAIHAALAPRAQRIRMLGTAAADLALLADSALGASITLGNRTWDMAAGAVIAREAGAHVTDLDGTDHTTASRCTIAAAPALIEDILDIVQRASAINGFTGKEVMAC
- a CDS encoding AAA family ATPase, whose translation is MIIALAGLPGVGKTTLAEQLTSHITGALLLRKDTVRHALFGTEHTTYTRDQDDHCVQVLFATAVWQWMRAPATTVVLDGRTWLAPGQIEDLRAFAATHHQPLLLLECVCPVEVTHARLTVDHQHGRHPAANRTPQLHQELAATAVPITGPKLLLDTGKPVVTNVDIVLRHLDTLAPSDAVIHPLAPTTVETS
- a CDS encoding nucleotidyltransferase family protein, which encodes MTDRRACRFAEDAVRALCWGTGADNHETIARAVVAELGAVLGQSVRSKTLCLLAAYLHDHPVAELDRTVTRFLDSTLRTNRYKTYTCRVAALADTAKLRTAGVAAVVLGGLSVEHSLYASTGARQFSDIDLLTAPGDAERTYAVLRSQGYQPSRDSGTWTRPTGDPIVPLIVVDLATTLPRRGTEDDVPDLLARRTSVKVPPHDHPLPVLAPSDAVNHTLARLATQPGWALAADAIRQVRTTSPPAPHHADVLAGWSVLRSHWPLLPAHPARCAIDEEPHR